The following coding sequences are from one Salipiger sp. CCB-MM3 window:
- a CDS encoding AraC family transcriptional regulator translates to MLEHALVLDSLGAPIRHQQKTHSADWDEVEDFCRSVYMRYRVRPLDRLSRPDATMISAKAGCVTMTRFAYGTGIHLDRFDPEAGNILVLNTLRGALDHQIDGGSVDTGAGESFVVDCSRAEYWLEGDPDHMQLNLTIPHQAMADTAERWFGFVPDDRLWTSRVKIGGPNSAWPALLDYATRALTHAGEVSADAVLARHIEEMLCVELLRQWASAAGMSLETGARCAAPAYVRAAEEIMEAEAREAPSIGDVAKRVGVSARTLSGGFHKFRGMSPRAFLVARRLEGFRRDLETKPQDVTVTTIASDWGFSNFGALAGRYRDRFGETPSQTRSRSVRRVRPH, encoded by the coding sequence TTGCTGGAACACGCGCTTGTTCTGGATTCGCTGGGTGCGCCGATCCGGCACCAGCAGAAGACCCATTCGGCTGATTGGGACGAGGTGGAGGACTTTTGCCGGTCGGTCTACATGCGGTATCGCGTGCGGCCATTGGATCGCCTTTCCCGGCCCGATGCGACCATGATCTCGGCCAAGGCGGGTTGTGTGACTATGACCCGGTTTGCCTATGGTACGGGTATCCACCTTGACCGGTTCGACCCTGAGGCTGGAAACATCCTCGTCCTGAACACCCTCCGCGGGGCGTTGGATCACCAGATCGATGGCGGGTCTGTCGACACCGGCGCCGGGGAAAGTTTCGTCGTCGATTGTTCCCGCGCCGAATACTGGCTTGAGGGGGATCCCGACCATATGCAGCTGAACCTCACGATCCCGCATCAGGCGATGGCGGATACGGCCGAGCGGTGGTTCGGGTTTGTCCCCGATGACCGGCTATGGACCAGCCGCGTCAAGATCGGTGGCCCGAACTCGGCCTGGCCCGCGCTGCTCGACTATGCCACCCGTGCTCTGACGCACGCGGGCGAGGTTTCTGCGGACGCGGTGCTGGCGCGGCATATCGAAGAGATGCTCTGCGTCGAACTGCTGCGTCAATGGGCGTCGGCGGCGGGGATGAGCCTTGAAACGGGCGCACGCTGTGCAGCCCCTGCCTATGTTCGCGCGGCCGAGGAGATCATGGAAGCCGAAGCGCGCGAGGCACCATCCATCGGCGATGTGGCCAAGCGTGTCGGCGTGTCCGCGCGGACGCTCTCCGGTGGATTTCACAAGTTCAGGGGCATGTCGCCCAGGGCGTTTCTCGTGGCGCGGCGGCTCGAGGGCTTTCGCCGGGACCTCGAAACGAAGCCACAGGATGTGACCGTCACAACGATCGCGTCCGACTGGGGCTTTTCGAACTTCGGTGCCCTGGCCGGCCGCTATCGCGACAGGTTCGGAGAAACGCCGTCGCAGACGCGTAGCCGATCGGTGCGACGCGTCCGCCCGCACTGA
- a CDS encoding serine hydrolase domain-containing protein — MKDINSNDLKARCDAVLNGLVTGPSRVPGVVAMATDHNADIYSGAAGERRLDGNAMTEDTVFAIFSTTKAIAGTTALQCVEEGLLNLDAPAKDYAPAIGNLQVIDGFDADGTPRLRAPKSDVTTRQLLLHTAGFGYDFFNEVYKRLAEEQGQPSVITGSRACIETPLLFDPGTKWEYGTNIDWVGQVVEGILGKRLGEVMQERIFDQLGMQDIAFTRTPGMKERTATIHARGADGGLTPMDDFALPDEPEVHMGGHGLYATVPEYMKFIRMWLNDGAGPNGQVLKPETVEWAVQGALVPPQKVTMLPGVIPSLSNDAEFFPSMSKDWSYTFMVNTEDAPTGRPAGAIGWAGLANSYYWIDRKNGIGGYWATQILPFADGVSFPGYMDFESAVYAALSGQ; from the coding sequence ATGAAGGACATCAACTCAAACGATCTGAAAGCCCGGTGTGACGCCGTTCTGAACGGGCTGGTCACCGGTCCGTCGCGCGTGCCGGGTGTCGTCGCAATGGCGACGGACCACAATGCCGACATCTATTCCGGCGCGGCCGGTGAGCGGCGGCTGGACGGGAACGCGATGACCGAAGATACCGTCTTCGCCATCTTCTCAACCACCAAGGCCATCGCGGGCACCACCGCCCTGCAATGTGTCGAGGAGGGTCTGCTGAACCTCGATGCGCCTGCCAAGGACTACGCCCCGGCCATAGGCAACCTTCAGGTGATCGACGGGTTCGACGCGGACGGCACCCCCCGCCTGCGCGCGCCGAAAAGCGATGTCACGACGCGCCAGTTGCTCCTGCACACGGCCGGTTTCGGCTATGATTTCTTCAACGAGGTCTACAAGCGCCTCGCCGAAGAGCAGGGTCAGCCCTCCGTCATTACCGGAAGCCGCGCCTGTATCGAAACGCCGCTGCTGTTCGATCCGGGCACCAAGTGGGAATATGGCACGAATATCGACTGGGTCGGACAGGTTGTCGAAGGCATCCTTGGCAAACGTCTGGGCGAGGTCATGCAGGAGAGGATATTCGACCAGCTCGGCATGCAGGATATCGCCTTTACCCGGACCCCCGGCATGAAAGAGCGGACCGCGACCATCCATGCGCGGGGCGCGGATGGCGGGCTGACCCCGATGGACGACTTCGCGCTGCCCGATGAGCCGGAGGTCCACATGGGCGGCCATGGGCTCTACGCAACCGTGCCGGAATACATGAAGTTCATCCGCATGTGGTTGAACGACGGTGCCGGTCCCAACGGACAGGTCCTGAAACCCGAAACCGTCGAATGGGCCGTCCAAGGTGCGCTGGTCCCGCCGCAGAAGGTCACCATGCTTCCGGGTGTCATCCCGTCGCTGTCGAATGATGCAGAGTTCTTTCCAAGCATGTCCAAGGACTGGTCCTATACTTTCATGGTCAACACTGAAGACGCGCCGACCGGTCGCCCCGCCGGTGCCATCGGTTGGGCCGGGCTCGCGAACAGTTACTACTGGATCGACCGCAAGAACGGGATCGGCGGCTACTGGGCGACCCAGATCCTGCCGTTCGCGGATGGTGTCTCGTTCCCCGGCTACATGGATTTCGAGAGCGCGGTCTACGCGGCCCTCTCGGGGCAATAA
- a CDS encoding WD40 repeat domain-containing protein codes for MAITAVFNISLAIGANAETPSPEGSRAHAKRSIELLLNEGNQEAAIAEALLGLPSSPTQADIEAFPEAWLALGRSIASRSIVMDDFKGLFASGYMSPDGRRVLVTQQISGDTDPDARVTARLVDQATSEIIATYEASKPIGSPWTSMASAAFSPDSTLGVVSLQDGQAILLNAETGEELGRVPGDAIRILFSPNGEYVLLQAMQTSSVYAVSDGSKVIEFPDPFKTVSAWASDGSVLGSNISSDAKSADIVARNLDGSERIILQGRAVPSAALMASPTEPVFAVSDNMQTLLFDLNGEMIAELPGDVGVMRFVRNGTAAAFADGDDSPRMSDMMVNVFAFDGSQLDAQAQDYVDFNQAIYSPQAEPIGYMVTTRHAAPLAGSIPTGLDLYQTALSLAPNLETSDSAPEDTMSPVLEASESYAREAERLLHTGNRQAAIIAALKGLPAEPTEEDFERFNAAHLLLYRSVASRVLRLPLEEPAFPAKSASGGVVSPTGEVMATMSEHGAQLYSMPEGELVADLRKPDGTTLLATSYPYFTSTGDLVVIAPMDAPTLHFFDGRTGAYRASVDFPIPDPERLLRSRNALIWPIGFSHNDQTLAVNTAVGHFLVELADYSLKPLPLPERRQFELSCLPDGTFLPFEGFRQREDEVNVGTVYIYDGQDLTPIFSIPRDPEWIQSEGGMVVNRQGNAAFTRDGGSERVVIFDGKGTPRLKFSDSDGYHAFVRDGTAIAYRNPTGSLHESLKVLSISTGEQVAAEFSDYPVLDQTLFDLDGNNRMDQSPHFGVPRYRGEDIPTGIALIEMALGSVSETELAEVQDERINLN; via the coding sequence GTGGCCATCACCGCGGTCTTCAACATCTCACTCGCGATAGGCGCAAACGCTGAGACGCCATCCCCCGAGGGCTCTCGTGCCCATGCAAAGCGATCCATCGAGCTTCTCCTGAATGAGGGAAACCAGGAAGCTGCCATAGCAGAGGCGCTCCTTGGCCTGCCAAGCTCGCCAACGCAGGCGGATATCGAAGCCTTCCCTGAAGCCTGGCTTGCGCTTGGACGCTCAATCGCTTCCCGCAGCATTGTCATGGACGACTTCAAGGGCCTATTCGCCTCGGGCTACATGAGCCCGGATGGCCGCCGGGTCTTGGTTACCCAACAAATAAGCGGCGATACGGATCCGGACGCACGGGTCACGGCACGCTTGGTAGATCAGGCCACCAGTGAGATCATAGCGACCTACGAGGCGTCCAAGCCCATCGGCTCACCATGGACCTCTATGGCCAGCGCTGCATTCTCACCTGACAGCACACTCGGAGTGGTATCGCTACAGGACGGGCAGGCCATTCTCTTGAATGCCGAGACCGGCGAAGAACTTGGCCGGGTACCGGGCGACGCGATCCGCATTCTCTTCTCTCCGAACGGCGAGTACGTCCTACTTCAGGCTATGCAGACGTCCTCGGTGTATGCCGTTAGCGATGGCTCGAAGGTCATAGAATTCCCCGACCCCTTCAAAACGGTGTCTGCATGGGCATCCGACGGGAGTGTGCTGGGCTCCAACATTTCTTCCGATGCCAAGAGCGCAGATATTGTAGCCCGCAATCTCGACGGATCAGAACGTATCATCTTGCAGGGCCGGGCTGTCCCATCCGCAGCCCTGATGGCGTCCCCTACCGAGCCCGTTTTTGCGGTCTCCGACAACATGCAGACCCTTCTGTTCGACCTGAACGGTGAGATGATCGCTGAACTGCCAGGTGATGTCGGCGTCATGCGCTTTGTTCGCAATGGGACTGCAGCTGCCTTTGCCGACGGTGACGACTCTCCTCGTATGTCAGACATGATGGTCAACGTGTTCGCCTTCGATGGATCGCAACTCGACGCGCAGGCGCAGGACTACGTCGACTTCAATCAAGCCATCTATTCACCGCAGGCGGAGCCAATCGGCTACATGGTGACCACGCGACATGCGGCCCCACTGGCCGGCAGCATCCCGACAGGGCTTGATCTCTATCAGACAGCTCTGTCGCTGGCGCCGAACCTAGAGACAAGCGACAGCGCACCCGAAGACACGATGTCTCCGGTGTTAGAAGCCTCGGAAAGCTATGCTCGAGAGGCGGAAAGACTGCTCCACACCGGTAACCGACAGGCAGCCATCATTGCCGCCCTGAAGGGGCTGCCCGCGGAACCGACCGAAGAGGACTTCGAGAGGTTTAATGCCGCCCACCTCCTCCTATATCGGAGCGTCGCTTCGCGCGTGCTCCGGTTGCCTCTCGAGGAACCCGCGTTCCCAGCCAAGAGTGCTAGCGGGGGCGTCGTGTCGCCAACAGGTGAAGTCATGGCGACGATGAGCGAGCATGGCGCACAACTCTATTCGATGCCCGAAGGTGAGCTTGTAGCCGATTTGCGCAAGCCGGATGGAACCACACTATTAGCAACGAGCTACCCGTACTTCACTTCCACCGGAGATCTGGTTGTCATTGCACCGATGGATGCGCCCACCCTTCATTTCTTTGACGGCCGAACCGGGGCCTATCGAGCGAGTGTCGATTTCCCGATACCTGATCCTGAACGCCTTCTACGCAGCCGCAACGCGCTGATCTGGCCAATCGGTTTCTCTCATAACGACCAAACGCTCGCGGTGAATACCGCGGTAGGACACTTTCTTGTAGAACTGGCCGACTATTCCCTCAAACCGTTGCCATTGCCTGAGCGACGCCAGTTTGAGCTATCGTGCCTTCCGGACGGGACGTTTCTCCCATTCGAAGGGTTTCGGCAGCGGGAAGACGAGGTGAACGTTGGAACCGTTTACATCTACGATGGCCAGGACCTAACCCCCATTTTTTCGATCCCGCGAGATCCGGAGTGGATACAGAGCGAGGGCGGAATGGTAGTCAATCGACAGGGGAACGCAGCCTTCACAAGGGATGGAGGCAGCGAAAGAGTGGTGATCTTCGATGGCAAAGGCACGCCGCGCCTGAAGTTCTCCGACAGCGATGGGTATCATGCATTCGTGCGTGACGGTACGGCGATCGCCTACCGCAATCCGACTGGCTCGCTGCACGAGAGCCTGAAGGTGCTATCCATAAGTACCGGCGAACAGGTTGCCGCTGAGTTTTCCGACTATCCGGTCCTTGATCAGACCCTGTTCGACTTGGACGGTAATAATCGCATGGATCAATCCCCGCACTTTGGTGTGCCCCGATACAGAGGAGAGGACATCCCAACTGGCATCGCATTGATAGAGATGGCTCTAGGCTCCGTGTCCGAGACAGAGCTCGCAGAAGTTCAAGACGAGCGCATCAATCTCAATTGA
- a CDS encoding NYN domain-containing protein, whose protein sequence is MNDLIGRIRVRLNRLLTLIISPLKTGGLRTAGTTEGGAGDAAENEVEQARRQLERIRLVSSIFETTDADRIDGYHVQPLGWVASERVERSSAEYALRDEAARTHPEANVLIKLSSTSVSERYVAGVGAKGNAYYQSRRKTTWEALAAHATPLAEVDRPARRWRSDLAIVDGSNVMHWDEQTPKIETLQAVIDLLLANRQTPHVVFDRNAGFKLTGKPATIQKIKSLMARDVNMEYCPPSEPADISIISLAIDLGAPIVSNDQFKDSIRARHVPKIKGFSVNGTTELLDPRP, encoded by the coding sequence TTGAATGACCTCATTGGCCGCATCAGGGTTCGCTTGAACAGGCTGCTCACGCTGATCATTAGCCCGCTCAAAACAGGGGGCTTACGTACAGCCGGCACTACTGAAGGTGGCGCAGGAGATGCCGCCGAGAACGAAGTGGAGCAAGCGCGTAGGCAACTAGAGCGCATCCGCCTGGTGAGCTCCATCTTCGAGACCACCGATGCCGATCGTATAGATGGATACCACGTTCAGCCGCTCGGTTGGGTTGCAAGCGAACGCGTGGAGCGCAGCTCAGCAGAGTATGCTTTGCGGGACGAAGCCGCACGTACGCATCCCGAGGCCAATGTCCTGATCAAGCTGTCGTCGACTTCCGTCTCTGAGCGTTACGTGGCCGGAGTCGGCGCGAAGGGGAATGCCTATTACCAGAGCCGCAGAAAGACGACCTGGGAAGCCCTCGCTGCCCACGCGACCCCGTTAGCCGAGGTCGACCGCCCGGCGCGTCGTTGGCGGTCTGATCTGGCTATCGTTGATGGCTCGAATGTCATGCATTGGGATGAGCAGACACCGAAGATCGAGACCCTGCAGGCGGTAATTGATCTGCTGCTTGCCAATCGTCAGACACCGCATGTCGTCTTTGACCGCAATGCGGGTTTCAAACTCACCGGCAAGCCCGCAACCATACAGAAGATCAAGAGCTTGATGGCGCGCGATGTGAACATGGAATACTGCCCTCCCTCCGAGCCGGCCGACATCAGCATCATCTCTTTAGCGATCGATCTTGGCGCGCCCATCGTGTCCAACGACCAGTTTAAAGACAGCATCCGGGCTCGACACGTCCCCAAAATCAAAGGCTTCTCAGTGAACGGCACTACCGAGCTTCTCGACCCGCGGCCTTAA
- a CDS encoding NYN domain-containing protein, whose protein sequence is MTSADYLDGYKVERLGALTVQAKSRTKADRALKDAALNKHPDVNALLDLVCETQIKELTSGTDVGGSAKTKRKTIKIWTATACQAIALERVGEPPRLWRQDIAIVDGSNVMHWDSGQPNLKPLRDVIDLLQKKGREPYVVFDRGAGYKLQGKHLTSTALGEELGRQVQIELAPKYEPADHRILDLAEQLLAPIVSNDHFRDRPEARDIPKIKGFSKHGVTEILKPLP, encoded by the coding sequence GTGACGTCCGCCGACTACCTCGATGGCTACAAAGTCGAACGACTGGGCGCGCTGACAGTTCAGGCGAAGTCCCGAACCAAAGCAGACCGTGCTTTGAAAGACGCCGCTTTGAATAAGCATCCAGATGTGAACGCCCTCCTAGACCTAGTGTGCGAAACACAGATTAAGGAGCTCACATCTGGCACCGATGTGGGTGGGTCTGCGAAAACGAAACGGAAAACCATCAAAATCTGGACGGCTACCGCTTGCCAAGCAATCGCGCTGGAGCGTGTTGGAGAGCCGCCGCGCTTGTGGCGGCAAGATATCGCTATTGTAGACGGTTCCAACGTGATGCACTGGGATAGCGGACAACCGAATTTGAAGCCCCTCCGCGACGTGATTGACCTGCTACAGAAGAAAGGCCGAGAGCCGTACGTAGTGTTCGATCGAGGGGCCGGCTACAAGCTTCAGGGAAAGCACCTCACCTCTACGGCGTTGGGAGAAGAGCTTGGCCGCCAAGTGCAGATCGAACTCGCGCCAAAATATGAGCCTGCAGACCACAGGATCCTCGACCTGGCGGAGCAGCTTCTTGCTCCGATCGTCTCCAACGATCACTTCCGGGATAGACCCGAGGCCCGAGACATTCCAAAGATTAAGGGCTTCAGCAAGCATGGTGTCACCGAAATCCTGAAGCCTTTACCGTAG
- a CDS encoding ATP-binding cassette domain-containing protein — translation MLIEKIEFTEDFRLFKKGDTFTLTDRVTVITGDNGSGKSTLVGCIRAHFETAWSRSQVISNFDKSPVAITPKVPRGTKMAYIDLAKDHLQVRSDFDFDNLDLQLSLTSKSSGQATAHQTISIARSATAPIQIIDEPERGLSVAKQIVVGHGLKEIIASKPDVQFIVITHSREVMSALCEEVLVTPSGTRLHFDDYYGQMQINGLGQAGKYIEAMQADLADAAKEMSQPL, via the coding sequence ATGCTGATCGAGAAGATCGAATTCACCGAGGACTTTCGCCTGTTCAAGAAAGGCGACACCTTCACCCTAACCGATCGGGTGACTGTCATCACCGGGGATAATGGCTCTGGCAAGAGCACCCTGGTGGGCTGCATCCGAGCCCATTTCGAAACCGCCTGGTCGCGCTCGCAGGTCATCAGCAACTTTGACAAGAGCCCGGTTGCTATCACACCCAAGGTGCCGCGCGGCACGAAGATGGCCTATATCGATCTGGCGAAGGATCACCTGCAGGTGCGGTCTGATTTTGACTTCGACAATCTTGACCTGCAGCTGTCGCTCACGAGCAAGTCCTCGGGTCAGGCCACCGCCCATCAGACTATTTCGATCGCTCGCTCTGCTACGGCGCCGATCCAGATCATCGACGAGCCTGAACGTGGTCTGTCGGTTGCAAAGCAGATTGTCGTGGGGCACGGCCTCAAGGAAATCATTGCCTCGAAGCCGGACGTGCAGTTCATTGTCATCACGCATAGCCGTGAAGTCATGAGTGCCTTGTGTGAGGAAGTCTTGGTGACCCCAAGCGGTACGCGCCTGCACTTTGACGATTACTATGGCCAGATGCAGATCAACGGCCTCGGGCAAGCGGGGAAATACATCGAGGCCATGCAGGCCGATCTCGCCGATGCAGCCAAGGAGATGAGCCAGCCCCTTTGA
- a CDS encoding IS3 family transposase (programmed frameshift), which produces MAGKREKPEDIVTKLRQVEVLHGQGLSMADAVRQIGISQHTFYRWRKQYGGMNRAQLSRLKELEKENLRLRRAVSDLTLEKLILTEAAPGKLLSPSRRRECVEHVCETLGISERRACRVLGQHRSTQRKPPQGREDEARLTADVIDLAREYGRYGYRRVAVLLRRAGWQVNHKRVARIWRREGLKVVPHKQKKRGRLWLDDGSCVRLKPEHPNHVWSYDFVQDRTSDGRTYRTLNILDEYTREALMIRVDRRLNSTDVLDALTDLFIQRGPPRFIRSDNGPEFIAQKVRDWIELVGAKTAYIEPGSPWENGYCESFNSRFRDELLNGEVFYSLREAQILIEQWRKHYNTARPHSALGYRTPAPETFIPIDRRPTMH; this is translated from the exons ATGGCTGGAAAGCGTGAGAAGCCGGAAGACATTGTCACCAAGCTGCGTCAGGTCGAGGTGTTGCATGGCCAGGGCCTGTCGATGGCCGATGCGGTGCGGCAGATCGGGATATCGCAGCATACCTTTTACCGGTGGCGGAAGCAGTATGGTGGGATGAACCGGGCACAGTTGTCGCGGCTGAAGGAACTCGAGAAGGAGAACCTGAGGCTGCGGCGGGCGGTATCTGACCTGACGCTCGAGAAGCTGATCCTGACCGAGGCTGCCC CAGGGAAACTTCTAAGCCCTTCGCGCCGCCGCGAATGCGTGGAGCATGTGTGCGAGACACTCGGCATCTCCGAACGCCGGGCCTGCCGGGTGCTCGGCCAACACCGCTCCACGCAGCGCAAGCCACCACAGGGCCGGGAAGACGAGGCGCGGCTGACCGCCGACGTCATCGATCTGGCCCGGGAGTATGGCCGCTACGGCTACCGCCGGGTCGCCGTGCTGCTGCGGCGTGCCGGCTGGCAGGTGAACCACAAGCGGGTGGCGCGCATTTGGCGGCGCGAAGGGCTCAAGGTCGTCCCACACAAGCAGAAGAAGCGCGGCAGGCTCTGGCTGGACGATGGCTCTTGCGTGCGGCTGAAGCCCGAGCACCCCAACCACGTCTGGTCCTACGACTTCGTGCAGGACCGGACCAGTGACGGCCGGACCTACCGGACGCTCAACATCCTCGATGAATATACGCGGGAGGCGTTAATGATCCGTGTCGACAGGCGACTGAACTCCACCGATGTCCTGGACGCCCTGACCGATCTCTTCATCCAGCGCGGCCCGCCGCGGTTCATCCGGTCCGACAACGGCCCGGAGTTCATCGCGCAGAAGGTGCGCGACTGGATCGAGCTGGTGGGGGCGAAGACCGCGTACATCGAGCCGGGGTCACCCTGGGAGAACGGTTATTGCGAGAGCTTCAACAGCAGGTTCAGGGACGAACTCCTCAATGGCGAGGTCTTCTACTCGTTGAGGGAGGCGCAAATCCTCATCGAACAATGGCGAAAGCACTACAACACCGCTCGGCCGCATAGCGCTCTTGGATATCGGACACCGGCACCGGAGACCTTCATCCCCATAGATCGAAGGCCGACCATGCATTAG
- a CDS encoding aminotransferase class I/II-fold pyridoxal phosphate-dependent enzyme, producing MELNVGYDPSWSVADHQSSVGKSFSSRYAALTRDVSDASAAGLWQYFRTHDYRVAPRSTVQDESGRSFEAINLGSQDYLGLASHPDVHRRAIQAITDYGVHSSGSAPMGGGSKAGKALAQSLSDTLGLQHTLLFPTGWAAGYGAIRGIVRSHDYIVMDALAHNCLQHGAQASTQNVSVFIHNSPESLAKRLERIRRKAPDAAILVVFESLYSMDSDCPPIEELVRVSRQYDAHTMVDIAHDFGILGKDGRGLLADQGGYGSVDLIIGSFSKVFGAIGGFVASGDLNLIRAIQGFSGSYTFSNFLTPPQIAAAHAALEIAFSEEGRKLRNDALRSCKYLRALLDAQGLQTFGIDSGMVIVKVGQEARAREAYKRILDDGVIVNCIEFPAVRRGEARFRIQLTPEHTADDLLYSAGVIAEALTYVGLVQETKRSA from the coding sequence ATGGAACTCAACGTAGGATACGACCCTTCCTGGTCTGTCGCAGACCATCAGTCTTCAGTAGGCAAGAGCTTTTCATCGAGGTATGCCGCTCTCACACGGGACGTCTCGGATGCGAGTGCCGCTGGCCTTTGGCAATATTTCAGAACCCACGATTATCGCGTAGCTCCCAGATCGACCGTCCAGGATGAAAGCGGACGGTCCTTCGAGGCCATCAACCTCGGCTCGCAAGACTATCTCGGGCTGGCCTCTCATCCTGATGTGCATCGTCGGGCCATCCAAGCGATCACTGATTACGGCGTCCACAGCTCTGGATCGGCGCCAATGGGCGGCGGCTCAAAGGCCGGGAAGGCCCTGGCGCAATCCCTATCGGACACGCTCGGCCTTCAACACACGCTTCTCTTCCCGACAGGCTGGGCTGCAGGCTACGGCGCAATCCGCGGCATCGTGCGCTCCCATGACTACATCGTCATGGACGCTCTCGCCCACAACTGCCTTCAGCACGGAGCGCAGGCATCCACGCAGAACGTCTCGGTCTTCATTCACAACTCACCTGAAAGCCTTGCCAAACGGCTCGAGCGCATTCGACGAAAAGCTCCTGATGCCGCCATACTGGTCGTGTTCGAGAGCCTATACTCGATGGATTCAGACTGCCCGCCAATAGAGGAGCTGGTTCGCGTTTCTCGACAATACGACGCACACACAATGGTCGATATCGCGCACGACTTCGGCATTTTGGGCAAGGATGGCCGGGGCCTTCTCGCGGACCAAGGCGGCTATGGTTCCGTCGACCTGATCATTGGCTCCTTCTCGAAGGTTTTCGGCGCCATTGGTGGATTCGTGGCTTCCGGCGACCTCAACCTGATTAGGGCCATCCAAGGTTTCAGCGGATCGTACACCTTCTCGAACTTCCTAACCCCTCCGCAGATTGCGGCCGCGCATGCTGCGCTTGAGATCGCTTTTTCTGAGGAAGGACGGAAACTGCGTAACGATGCATTGCGATCATGCAAATACCTCAGAGCCTTGCTCGATGCACAGGGCCTACAGACATTCGGGATCGACTCCGGCATGGTGATCGTGAAGGTCGGCCAGGAAGCCCGCGCGCGGGAGGCCTACAAACGCATCTTGGACGATGGTGTGATTGTGAACTGCATCGAGTTCCCGGCTGTCCGGAGGGGAGAGGCAAGGTTTCGGATTCAGCTTACCCCAGAGCACACTGCAGATGACCTTCTCTACTCGGCCGGCGTGATTGCAGAGGCTCTGACATATGTTGGCCTTGTACAGGAGACCAAAAGGTCGGCCTAG
- a CDS encoding HAD family hydrolase, with protein MDHKLLGIELICFDLFGTLVEIREPRWPHLKLVRAMQGKGKCPHYRILLTRSIPLAHVPSTFDAPVASEALSAAQEDLSHELASIRLRDGVSAMLAGLSVPYAVCSNLSVDYAPALEIHPDLSPAFSVLSFEVGYVKPDPEIYEITLAKACLRPDQVLFVGDTPGADIEGPQKAGMRAMHIDDFMGAVAEDEP; from the coding sequence ATGGATCACAAACTTTTGGGCATCGAACTCATATGCTTCGATCTTTTCGGCACCTTAGTCGAGATCAGGGAACCGCGCTGGCCGCATCTGAAGCTAGTGCGCGCTATGCAGGGCAAGGGCAAATGCCCGCATTACCGGATTCTGTTGACGCGCTCCATCCCTCTCGCGCACGTGCCCAGCACCTTTGACGCCCCCGTGGCTTCGGAGGCCCTCTCAGCCGCGCAGGAGGACCTCTCGCATGAACTGGCATCGATCCGCCTGCGAGATGGTGTCAGCGCGATGCTGGCCGGCCTTAGCGTTCCCTACGCCGTGTGCAGCAATCTAAGTGTCGATTACGCGCCCGCGCTGGAGATACACCCCGACCTCTCACCCGCTTTCTCGGTGCTGTCCTTTGAGGTCGGCTATGTGAAGCCGGATCCAGAAATCTACGAGATCACACTCGCCAAGGCATGCTTGAGGCCAGACCAGGTACTCTTCGTGGGCGATACGCCGGGTGCCGATATCGAAGGCCCACAAAAAGCTGGGATGAGGGCCATGCACATCGATGATTTCATGGGTGCCGTTGCGGAAGACGAGCCTTAG